From bacterium, a single genomic window includes:
- a CDS encoding cupin domain-containing protein — MITIETLDFNTTEKARKGVFNQPQALLNYLHLKQGQEVPKHLANADMVYLIVLQGEGVFNFEEKDHVIKHGQLAAVTRGTPMHITNQRQEDLSFIVIKTPNPENK; from the coding sequence ATGATAACCATTGAAACCCTGGACTTCAACACCACAGAGAAGGCCCGCAAGGGCGTGTTCAACCAGCCCCAGGCGCTGCTTAACTATCTCCACTTGAAACAGGGCCAGGAAGTGCCAAAGCATCTGGCCAACGCCGACATGGTCTATCTGATAGTGCTGCAGGGCGAAGGCGTTTTTAACTTTGAGGAAAAAGACCACGTCATCAAGCACGGCCAGCTGGCGGCAGTTACCCGGGGAACGCCGATGCACATCACCAACCAGAGACAGGAGGACTTAAGTTTCATCGTGATAAAGACACCCAATCCCGAAAACAAATAA